A genomic region of Pseudoalteromonas piscicida contains the following coding sequences:
- a CDS encoding HAD family hydrolase, with translation MIQAVLFDLDGTLLDTSDDLGAALNHVLTANKMPTVGKQVYSSAISNGVAAMLQIGFGESLKHYDTKVLRQGVLDYYLENLSVHSQCFAQIGELLAALLEKEIQVGIMTNKPEFLTLPLLKQIPELAKIETVVCGDTLAVAKPHPEPLLLVASKLGVSPEQCIYVGDAERDIIAAKSAKMISAAAMWGFIPSEAEAKSWYADLYLTNPLDTLSHI, from the coding sequence ATGATCCAAGCGGTACTATTTGACTTAGACGGCACCTTGCTGGATACCAGTGATGATTTGGGCGCTGCACTAAACCACGTTTTAACTGCTAATAAAATGCCTACTGTCGGCAAACAGGTATATAGCAGTGCGATTTCAAACGGCGTAGCAGCGATGTTGCAGATAGGATTTGGTGAGTCACTAAAGCACTACGACACTAAGGTTTTACGTCAGGGTGTGCTCGACTACTACCTGGAGAATTTATCGGTACACTCCCAATGCTTTGCGCAAATTGGTGAGTTATTAGCGGCACTTCTAGAAAAAGAGATTCAGGTTGGGATCATGACAAACAAGCCTGAGTTTTTAACACTTCCGCTACTAAAACAGATCCCTGAACTTGCAAAGATCGAGACAGTAGTATGCGGAGATACACTGGCGGTGGCCAAACCTCATCCCGAGCCTTTACTGTTAGTGGCGTCAAAATTGGGGGTTTCACCAGAGCAGTGTATTTATGTTGGCGATGCTGAACGAGACATTATTGCTGCAAAATCTGCAAAAATGATTAGTGCCGCAGCAATGTGGGGATTCATTCCATCTGAAGCTGAAGCTAAGTCTTGGTATGCGGATCTCTATCTTACTAACCCATTAGACACGTTATCGCATATTTAG
- the ubiG gene encoding bifunctional 2-polyprenyl-6-hydroxyphenol methylase/3-demethylubiquinol 3-O-methyltransferase UbiG, with translation MTEHQNVDPNEIAKFEEIAERWWDREGEFKPLHDINPLRLDFINDKCEGLFAKTVLDVGCGGGILTESMAKLGANATGIDMGQEPLNVAKLHALEVGVNVDYQKVPAEEFAAMHQSEFDVVTCMEMLEHVPDPESIIRSVAQLVKPGGHVFFSTLNKTTKAYLLAIVAAEKLLKMVPEGTHEHDKFIRPSTLIDWAEKYDLKVRAATGINYNPIGKTFTLTKDVSVNYILHFEKLA, from the coding sequence ATGACCGAACATCAAAATGTAGACCCTAATGAAATCGCTAAATTTGAAGAAATAGCAGAGCGCTGGTGGGACCGAGAGGGAGAATTTAAACCATTACACGACATTAACCCTTTGAGGTTGGACTTTATTAACGATAAGTGTGAAGGCCTATTCGCAAAAACAGTATTGGATGTCGGTTGTGGTGGTGGGATTTTAACAGAAAGCATGGCTAAGCTGGGTGCAAATGCAACCGGTATCGATATGGGGCAAGAGCCGCTTAACGTTGCAAAGCTTCACGCATTAGAGGTCGGCGTTAACGTAGACTATCAAAAAGTGCCAGCGGAAGAATTCGCAGCCATGCACCAAAGTGAATTCGATGTAGTAACTTGCATGGAAATGCTAGAACACGTGCCAGACCCAGAATCCATTATTCGTTCAGTCGCACAGCTAGTTAAGCCTGGTGGTCATGTATTTTTTTCTACCTTAAACAAAACTACAAAAGCATATTTACTGGCTATCGTCGCCGCAGAAAAACTGCTTAAAATGGTTCCTGAAGGCACGCATGAGCATGATAAGTTTATTCGCCCTTCGACCTTAATTGATTGGGCTGAAAAGTACGACCTCAAAGTTAGAGCAGCGACAGGGATTAACTACAACCCTATCGGCAAAACATTTACCTTAACTAAAGACGTTTCAGTTAACTACATTCTACACTTTGAGAAGCTGGCATGA
- the gyrA gene encoding DNA gyrase subunit A: protein MSDLANEILPVNIEDELKNSYLDYAMSVIVGRALPDVRDGLKPVHRRVLFAMNELKNDWNKPYKKSARVVGDVIGKYHPHGDSAVYDTIVRMAQPFSLRYMLVDGQGNFGSVDGDSAAAMRYTEVRMAKVAHELLADLEKETVDYVPNYDGTEQIPDVLPTKVPNLLVNGSSGIAVGMATNIPPHNLTEVINGCLAVIQNPDITIEELIDYILGPDFPTAAIISGKNGIEQAYKTGRGKIYIRAKAEIEVDEKTNKETIIVHEIPYQVNKARLIEKIAELVKDKKVEGISALRDESDKDGMRIVIEIKRGEVGEVVLNNLYAQTQLQTVFGINMVALDNNQPKCFNLKEMLDAFIIHRREVVTRRTVFDLRKARDRAHTLEGLAIALANIDPIIELIRKSPTPAEAKAALTARAWDLGNVKSMLERTGEENVARPDWLAEELGIRDGQYYLSEQQAQAILDLRLHKLTGLEHEKILAEYKELLDLIAELLYILSTPERLMEVIRDELVEIKETYGDERRTEITAAAHDISLEDLINEEDVVVTLSHEGYVKYQPLSDYEAQRRGGKGRSATKMKDEDFIERLLVANTHDTILCFSTSGRLYWLKVYQLPLASRAARGKPIVNLLPLEADERITTILPVREYEEDKFIVMATASGIVKKTPLTAYSRQRASGIIAINLNEGDSLIGANITTGENDIMLFTEHGKVVRFNEKQRDSETGEVKRDPETGEEMLALRPMGRTATGVRGIKMPDDVKVVSLIVPQSDGAILTVTENGYGKRTPLEEYPAKSRATQGVVSIKVTERNGSVVGAVQVDDNDEIMLISNRGTLVRTRVNEVSTVGRNTQGVILIRTMEEEKVVGLQRIEEIEVEALPEGDVAELEGEATPDAGSDAEE from the coding sequence ATGTCTGATCTCGCCAATGAAATCCTGCCAGTCAATATCGAAGATGAATTAAAAAATTCATACCTAGATTATGCAATGAGTGTAATCGTAGGTCGTGCATTACCTGATGTACGTGACGGCCTAAAGCCTGTTCACCGTCGTGTATTGTTCGCGATGAATGAACTTAAAAATGACTGGAACAAACCTTATAAAAAGTCAGCTCGTGTAGTTGGTGACGTAATCGGTAAATATCACCCGCATGGTGATAGCGCGGTTTACGATACTATTGTACGTATGGCTCAGCCTTTCTCTCTACGCTACATGCTCGTAGATGGACAAGGTAACTTTGGTTCTGTCGATGGTGACTCTGCAGCTGCGATGCGTTATACCGAAGTACGTATGGCGAAAGTCGCTCACGAGTTACTTGCTGACCTTGAAAAAGAAACCGTTGATTATGTACCAAACTACGATGGTACAGAGCAAATTCCAGATGTGTTACCAACTAAAGTGCCTAACTTATTGGTGAATGGTTCATCTGGTATCGCGGTTGGTATGGCGACCAATATTCCACCTCACAACTTAACTGAGGTGATCAATGGCTGTTTGGCTGTGATCCAGAATCCAGACATCACCATTGAAGAGTTAATCGACTATATTCTGGGTCCTGATTTCCCGACTGCCGCCATCATCAGTGGTAAAAACGGCATCGAACAAGCCTATAAAACAGGCCGTGGTAAGATCTATATCCGCGCGAAAGCTGAAATCGAAGTCGATGAGAAAACAAACAAAGAAACCATCATCGTTCACGAAATTCCTTACCAGGTTAACAAAGCAAGACTAATCGAAAAGATTGCAGAGCTTGTTAAAGATAAAAAGGTTGAAGGGATCAGTGCACTACGCGACGAGTCGGATAAAGACGGTATGCGTATTGTTATTGAAATCAAACGCGGTGAAGTAGGTGAGGTTGTACTAAACAACCTATACGCGCAAACACAACTACAAACTGTGTTTGGCATCAATATGGTTGCACTAGACAACAACCAGCCTAAGTGTTTCAACCTGAAAGAAATGCTTGATGCGTTTATTATTCACCGTCGTGAAGTCGTAACGCGTCGTACTGTATTTGACCTGCGTAAGGCTAGAGACAGAGCGCATACGCTTGAAGGCCTTGCAATTGCGCTAGCCAATATTGACCCAATCATTGAGCTTATTCGTAAGTCACCAACACCAGCAGAAGCGAAAGCGGCGCTAACTGCGCGAGCTTGGGACCTTGGTAACGTTAAATCAATGCTTGAGCGTACTGGCGAAGAAAATGTTGCGCGTCCAGATTGGTTAGCGGAAGAATTAGGGATCCGTGATGGTCAGTACTATTTGTCTGAGCAACAAGCCCAAGCAATCCTAGACTTAAGACTACACAAATTAACGGGTCTTGAGCACGAGAAAATTCTAGCTGAATACAAAGAACTACTCGATCTTATCGCTGAACTACTGTACATCCTTTCTACTCCAGAGCGTTTGATGGAAGTGATCCGCGATGAGTTAGTTGAAATCAAAGAAACGTATGGTGATGAGCGTCGCACTGAGATCACTGCTGCTGCGCACGATATCAGTCTAGAAGATTTGATCAACGAAGAAGACGTTGTAGTTACGCTTTCTCACGAAGGCTATGTGAAGTATCAACCTCTTAGCGATTACGAGGCTCAGCGTCGTGGTGGTAAAGGGCGATCTGCAACTAAGATGAAAGATGAAGACTTTATCGAACGTCTACTCGTTGCAAATACTCACGATACAATTCTTTGTTTCTCCACTTCTGGTCGCTTGTATTGGTTGAAAGTTTACCAGTTGCCGCTTGCATCACGTGCTGCGCGCGGTAAGCCAATTGTTAACTTGTTACCACTCGAAGCTGATGAGCGTATTACGACAATTTTACCGGTTCGTGAATACGAAGAAGATAAGTTTATCGTCATGGCGACGGCAAGTGGTATCGTTAAGAAAACACCTCTGACTGCATACAGCCGTCAGCGTGCAAGTGGCATTATTGCTATCAACTTGAACGAAGGCGATAGCCTGATCGGTGCTAACATCACCACAGGTGAAAATGACATCATGCTATTTACTGAGCATGGTAAAGTTGTACGCTTTAACGAGAAGCAAAGAGATTCAGAAACAGGTGAAGTGAAGCGCGATCCTGAAACTGGCGAAGAAATGTTGGCTTTACGTCCGATGGGCCGTACAGCAACAGGTGTTCGTGGTATCAAGATGCCAGATGACGTGAAAGTGGTATCACTAATCGTACCACAAAGCGATGGTGCAATCTTGACCGTAACTGAAAATGGTTATGGTAAGCGTACACCGCTTGAAGAGTACCCAGCGAAGAGCCGTGCAACACAAGGTGTTGTGTCAATCAAAGTAACTGAAAGAAATGGCTCTGTGGTTGGCGCGGTTCAAGTTGATGACAACGATGAAATCATGTTGATCTCAAACCGTGGTACGCTAGTTAGAACGCGTGTAAACGAAGTTTCTACGGTAGGCCGTAACACCCAAGGTGTTATTCTGATCCGTACGATGGAAGAAGAAAAGGTAGTAGGTCTTCAACGCATCGAAGAAATTGAAGTGGAAGCGCTGCCTGAAGGTGACGTTGCAGAGCTAGAAGGTGAAGCAACACCTGATGCGGGATCTGACGCAGAGGAATAA
- the serC gene encoding 3-phosphoserine/phosphohydroxythreonine transaminase, with amino-acid sequence MTVYNFCAGPAMLPVEVMKKAQKEFLDWQNLGVSVMEVSHRSAPYLEMAKQCEASLRRLMNISDEFEVLFMHGGGRGHFAAVPLNLHVDGVPGVYIENGIWSTGATKEGEKFTQTHAVNIRTDENGQFDILPVSEWKLPENASFIHYCPNETIDGIEIFDVPKHATAPIVADMSSNILSREINVDDFDLIYAGAQKNIGPSGLSIAIVRKTLLKREGLPRPAILDYAIEADQQSMYNTPPTFAWYLAFEVFKYLESIGGVKAMEAHNQEKAAILYDYIDDSDFYSNKVAKHCRSLMNVPFWLNDDSLNAKFLAEAEQNGLIALEGHRFVGGMRASIYNAMPIEGIKALVAFMDKFARENS; translated from the coding sequence ATGACGGTTTATAATTTTTGCGCGGGTCCTGCGATGTTACCTGTTGAAGTTATGAAAAAAGCGCAAAAAGAATTTCTAGATTGGCAAAATCTAGGTGTTTCAGTGATGGAAGTGAGCCATCGTTCGGCACCGTATCTCGAAATGGCAAAGCAATGTGAAGCAAGCTTACGTCGTTTGATGAACATCTCTGATGAATTTGAAGTCCTGTTTATGCATGGTGGTGGTCGAGGTCACTTTGCTGCTGTACCGCTAAACCTACATGTAGATGGTGTACCTGGCGTATATATCGAGAACGGGATCTGGTCTACCGGTGCGACGAAAGAAGGTGAAAAATTCACGCAAACGCATGCGGTTAATATTCGTACTGACGAAAATGGTCAATTCGACATTTTACCGGTCTCCGAGTGGAAGTTACCAGAAAACGCTTCATTTATTCACTATTGTCCAAACGAAACCATCGACGGTATCGAAATATTTGACGTTCCAAAGCATGCAACCGCACCAATTGTAGCGGACATGTCTTCCAATATTTTATCTCGTGAAATTAACGTCGATGACTTTGATTTGATCTATGCTGGCGCACAAAAAAATATCGGTCCTTCAGGGCTCAGTATCGCCATTGTACGTAAGACGTTATTGAAGCGTGAAGGGCTGCCAAGACCTGCTATCCTTGATTACGCCATTGAGGCTGATCAGCAAAGCATGTACAACACACCACCGACATTTGCATGGTATCTTGCGTTTGAGGTATTCAAGTATCTTGAAAGCATTGGTGGTGTTAAAGCCATGGAAGCGCACAATCAAGAAAAAGCAGCCATTTTATACGATTATATTGACGACTCTGACTTCTATTCAAACAAAGTTGCAAAACATTGTCGCTCATTGATGAACGTACCATTTTGGTTAAATGATGATAGCCTAAATGCTAAATTCTTGGCAGAGGCAGAACAAAACGGTTTAATTGCACTTGAAGGCCACCGTTTTGTTGGCGGCATGCGAGCTAGTATATACAACGCCATGCCAATTGAAGGGATCAAAGCGTTAGTTGCATTTATGGATAAATTCGCACGGGAGAACAGTTGA
- the nrdA gene encoding class 1a ribonucleoside-diphosphate reductase subunit alpha, translated as MNQQLSVCKRNGRKEPLDLDKIHRVITWAAEGLDNVSVSQVELKSHIQFYDGIRTGDIHETIIKAAADLISKESPDYQYLAARLAIFHLRKKAYGCFEPPHLHDHVVKLVEDKRYDQHLLTDYTKAEFDELNSYIDHSRDMNFSYAAVKQLEGKYLVQNRVTGEIYESAQFLYVLVAASLFANYPKETRLDYIKRFYDAVSTFKISLPTPIMAGVRTPTRQFSSCVLIECADSLDSINATSSAIVKYVSQRAGIGINAGRIRALGSPIRNGEAYHTGCIPFYKHFQTAVKSCSQGGVRGGAATLFYPLWHLEVENLLVLKNNRGVEENRVRHLDYGVQFNKTMYSRLIKDDYITLFSPSDVPGLYDAFFEDQDKFEELYVKYEQDESIRKKRIKAIELFSMFAQERASTGRIYLQNVDHCNTHSPFDSKVAPIRQSNLCLEIALPTKPLSHVNDPEGEIALCTLSAFNLGAIKSLDELEELAELAVRALDNLLDYQDYPVPAAYNATMGRRTLGIGVINFAYYLAKNGVKYSDGSANGLTHRTFEAIQYYLMKASNELAKERGACPKFNETTYSQGIMPIDTYKRDLDKVCEEPLQLDWDALRASIQEHGMRNSTLSALMPSETSSQISNATNGIEPPRGHISVKASKDGILKQVVPEYDRLKDNYELLWDIPSNDGYLALVGIMQKFIDQTISANTNYDPSKFEAGKVPMKLLLKDLLTAYKLGVKTLYYHNTRDGASDAQDELKPEAEDDGCEGGACKI; from the coding sequence ATGAACCAACAGCTATCTGTATGCAAAAGAAACGGTCGCAAAGAACCGTTAGATCTAGATAAGATCCATCGTGTCATTACATGGGCGGCAGAAGGCCTAGATAACGTCTCAGTTTCTCAGGTTGAATTAAAGTCACACATCCAGTTTTATGACGGTATTCGTACTGGTGATATCCACGAAACGATTATTAAAGCTGCAGCCGATCTGATCTCAAAAGAGTCTCCAGATTATCAGTATCTAGCCGCTCGTTTGGCTATTTTCCACTTGCGTAAGAAAGCCTATGGCTGTTTTGAGCCGCCGCACTTACACGACCACGTGGTAAAGCTGGTTGAAGACAAGCGCTATGATCAGCACCTTCTCACTGACTACACAAAAGCAGAGTTTGATGAACTAAACAGCTACATCGACCATAGCCGAGATATGAACTTCAGCTATGCAGCCGTTAAGCAGTTGGAAGGTAAGTACCTTGTACAAAACCGCGTAACAGGTGAGATCTATGAAAGTGCGCAGTTCTTATATGTTCTTGTTGCTGCAAGCCTGTTTGCAAACTACCCGAAAGAAACGCGTCTAGATTACATTAAGCGATTCTACGATGCGGTTTCAACATTCAAAATTTCATTACCAACGCCAATTATGGCGGGTGTTCGTACGCCGACACGTCAGTTTAGCTCATGCGTACTGATTGAATGTGCCGATAGCCTAGATTCAATCAACGCAACTTCTTCTGCGATTGTAAAATATGTCAGTCAGCGTGCTGGTATTGGTATCAACGCTGGTCGTATTCGTGCACTAGGTAGCCCAATCAGAAATGGTGAAGCGTACCACACAGGATGTATACCGTTTTATAAGCACTTCCAAACTGCCGTTAAAAGCTGTTCTCAAGGCGGTGTGCGTGGTGGCGCAGCTACCCTATTCTACCCGCTTTGGCATCTTGAAGTTGAAAACCTATTAGTACTAAAAAATAACCGTGGTGTTGAAGAAAACCGCGTGCGTCATTTAGATTATGGCGTGCAGTTCAACAAAACCATGTATAGCCGCCTAATTAAAGACGACTATATCACGCTATTTAGTCCATCAGATGTGCCAGGTCTTTACGACGCATTCTTTGAAGATCAAGATAAATTCGAAGAACTGTATGTTAAGTACGAGCAAGATGAGTCTATTCGTAAGAAACGCATTAAAGCGATTGAATTATTCTCAATGTTTGCACAAGAGCGTGCGAGCACTGGTCGTATTTATCTACAAAACGTTGACCACTGTAATACGCACAGCCCGTTTGACTCTAAGGTTGCACCGATCCGCCAGTCAAATCTATGTCTTGAAATTGCACTACCAACGAAGCCGTTAAGCCATGTAAATGACCCTGAAGGTGAAATTGCACTTTGTACGCTTTCAGCATTTAACTTAGGTGCCATCAAGTCTCTAGATGAGCTAGAAGAGTTAGCAGAGCTGGCGGTTCGCGCACTTGATAACCTATTAGACTATCAAGACTACCCTGTTCCTGCTGCGTACAATGCGACGATGGGACGCCGTACACTGGGTATCGGTGTGATTAACTTTGCTTATTATCTTGCAAAGAACGGTGTTAAGTACTCAGACGGTAGCGCTAACGGCCTAACACACAGAACATTTGAAGCTATTCAATACTATCTGATGAAAGCATCGAATGAACTGGCAAAAGAGCGCGGCGCTTGTCCTAAGTTTAACGAGACGACTTATTCACAAGGTATCATGCCAATAGATACCTATAAGCGTGACCTTGATAAAGTCTGTGAAGAGCCATTACAACTTGACTGGGATGCATTAAGAGCAAGTATCCAAGAACACGGTATGCGTAACTCAACGTTGTCAGCCTTGATGCCATCGGAAACATCATCGCAAATTTCAAATGCGACAAACGGCATTGAACCACCTCGTGGCCATATCAGTGTCAAAGCGAGTAAAGATGGTATCTTGAAGCAAGTTGTACCAGAGTACGACCGCCTCAAAGACAACTATGAGCTACTTTGGGATATTCCATCTAACGATGGTTACCTTGCGCTAGTTGGTATTATGCAGAAGTTCATCGATCAAACTATCTCTGCAAATACCAATTATGATCCAAGTAAGTTTGAAGCGGGTAAAGTTCCTATGAAGCTATTGCTAAAAGACTTACTCACCGCGTACAAACTTGGTGTTAAGACACTTTACTACCATAATACCCGCGACGGTGCTTCGGATGCTCAAGATGAGTTGAAACCAGAAGCAGAAGACGATGGCTGTGAAGGCGGCGCTTGTAAGATATAA
- the yfaE gene encoding class I ribonucleotide reductase maintenance protein YfaE encodes MVEKPPFLIQVENIKEPLEYVASSSSILETLEAANIEVPYQCREGFCGACRAKLIEGQTQYANEPLAFVRDGEILLCCSRPTSHIKIELP; translated from the coding sequence ATGGTTGAAAAGCCACCCTTCCTAATTCAGGTTGAGAATATTAAGGAGCCACTGGAATATGTGGCTTCTTCGTCTTCGATACTCGAAACACTTGAAGCCGCAAATATTGAAGTCCCCTATCAATGTCGCGAGGGTTTTTGCGGCGCCTGCCGCGCCAAACTCATCGAGGGACAAACACAGTACGCGAACGAACCACTTGCTTTTGTGAGAGATGGGGAAATTTTATTGTGCTGTAGCAGACCCACAAGCCATATTAAAATAGAGTTGCCGTAA
- the nrdB gene encoding class Ia ribonucleoside-diphosphate reductase subunit beta, translating into MAYSTFSRNHNDQLKEPMFFGQTVNVSRYDQQKFPIFEKLIEKQLSFFWRPEEVDVSKDRLDFQALPEHERHIFLSNLKYQTLLDSVQGRSPNVALLPIVSIPELETWIETWAFSETIHSRSYTHIIRNVTQNPEVIFDDIVGNDKIVERADAVTKYYDELIEKVSLYNQYGEGKHEINGTTVVINLFELKKLLYLCIMSVNILEAIRFYVSFACSFAFAERELMEGNAKIIKLIARDEALHLSGTQHMLNIMQEGKDDPEMSIVAAQCREEAIKMFVEAAEQEKEWAEYLFKDGSMIGLNKDILCQYVEYITNIRMAAVGLPTQFETKSNPIPWINAWLVSDNVQVAPQEAEISSYLVGQIDSEVDASDFGDFDL; encoded by the coding sequence ATGGCATATTCTACGTTTAGCAGAAATCATAACGACCAATTAAAAGAACCGATGTTTTTCGGGCAAACTGTTAATGTATCTCGCTACGACCAACAGAAGTTCCCTATTTTCGAAAAGCTAATTGAAAAGCAATTATCGTTTTTCTGGCGTCCAGAAGAAGTAGACGTAAGTAAGGATAGATTGGACTTCCAGGCACTTCCTGAGCACGAAAGACATATCTTTTTGAGCAACCTAAAATATCAAACATTGCTAGACAGTGTGCAAGGTCGCTCTCCAAACGTTGCACTTTTGCCGATCGTCTCCATTCCTGAGCTTGAAACTTGGATCGAAACTTGGGCATTTAGTGAAACGATCCACAGTCGCTCTTACACTCACATTATTCGTAATGTGACGCAAAACCCGGAAGTGATCTTTGACGACATTGTGGGCAATGACAAAATTGTTGAACGTGCGGATGCAGTGACCAAGTATTACGACGAACTGATTGAAAAGGTAAGCCTTTATAATCAGTACGGTGAAGGAAAACATGAAATTAACGGCACAACGGTCGTCATTAATTTGTTTGAGCTGAAAAAGCTTCTGTACCTTTGCATCATGTCAGTAAACATCTTAGAAGCGATCCGCTTCTACGTGAGCTTTGCTTGCTCATTTGCTTTTGCTGAGCGAGAGCTTATGGAAGGTAATGCAAAGATAATCAAGCTAATTGCTCGTGATGAGGCGCTTCATTTGTCTGGCACACAGCATATGCTGAATATCATGCAAGAAGGCAAAGACGATCCAGAAATGTCTATCGTGGCAGCACAATGCCGTGAAGAAGCAATTAAGATGTTTGTTGAAGCAGCTGAGCAAGAAAAAGAATGGGCTGAGTACCTGTTTAAAGACGGTTCAATGATTGGCCTAAACAAAGATATTTTGTGTCAATACGTTGAGTACATCACAAATATTCGTATGGCAGCAGTTGGTTTACCAACGCAATTTGAGACCAAATCGAATCCTATTCCGTGGATCAATGCTTGGCTTGTTTCTGACAATGTTCAGGTTGCACCACAGGAAGCTGAGATCAGCTCATACCTTGTTGGACAAATCGACTCTGAAGTTGATGCCTCAGACTTTGGCGATTTCGACCTGTAA
- the aroA gene encoding 3-phosphoshikimate 1-carboxyvinyltransferase, whose translation MEQLTLKPITKVSGSVTLPGSKSLSNRILLLAALCEGTTKVTNLLDSDDIRHMLGALSQLGVEVTLEDDNTVALVKGNGGNFNTPVEPLFLGNAGTAYRPLTAVLAAIPGDYELIGEPRMEERPIGHLVDAMQTLGADIQYLKNKDYPPLKITGKQLAGGEVEIDGSISSQFLTALLMAAPLFSGDTNIAIKGELVSKPYIDITIGVMAHFGVHVENHDYQHFVVKAGQQYQSPGTLMVEGDASSASYFIAAAAIAGGEIEIKGVGKQSVQGDIGFAKVMEQVGANIDWHDERIVVRKGELNGVDIDANAIPDAAMTLATVALFAKGKTAIRNIYNWRVKETDRLAAMATELKKVGAEVVEGHDFIEVTPPANFNFTDVDTYNDHRIAMCFSMVAVGGQAITINDPKCTAKTFPTYFSVLESISQY comes from the coding sequence ATGGAACAATTGACCCTCAAGCCTATTACTAAAGTCAGTGGCAGTGTGACGCTACCTGGCTCTAAAAGCTTATCAAATCGTATTTTGTTGCTTGCAGCGTTGTGCGAAGGCACGACAAAAGTGACGAACTTATTGGATAGCGATGACATCCGCCATATGTTAGGCGCATTGTCTCAGTTAGGCGTTGAAGTAACGTTAGAAGATGATAATACAGTGGCACTGGTCAAAGGAAATGGTGGTAACTTTAACACCCCTGTTGAGCCGCTATTTTTAGGCAATGCCGGTACAGCATATCGCCCATTAACTGCAGTGCTTGCAGCTATACCCGGTGATTATGAACTGATTGGTGAACCACGAATGGAAGAGCGTCCAATTGGCCATCTTGTTGATGCCATGCAAACGCTTGGTGCAGATATTCAATATCTCAAAAACAAAGACTACCCGCCGTTAAAAATTACAGGTAAGCAACTTGCTGGTGGTGAAGTTGAGATTGACGGTAGTATCTCAAGCCAATTCCTAACTGCATTATTGATGGCAGCACCGCTTTTTAGTGGCGATACGAATATTGCGATTAAAGGTGAACTGGTTTCAAAGCCTTATATTGATATTACCATTGGCGTGATGGCGCACTTTGGGGTTCATGTCGAAAACCACGATTATCAACATTTCGTGGTAAAAGCAGGCCAGCAGTATCAATCTCCTGGAACACTTATGGTTGAAGGGGACGCCTCGTCAGCCTCTTATTTCATCGCAGCGGCTGCAATTGCAGGTGGTGAAATTGAGATAAAGGGAGTGGGTAAACAAAGTGTGCAAGGTGATATCGGCTTTGCCAAAGTGATGGAACAAGTCGGTGCAAACATTGATTGGCACGATGAGCGTATCGTTGTCCGAAAAGGTGAGCTAAATGGTGTGGACATTGACGCCAACGCTATCCCCGATGCGGCGATGACGCTTGCAACCGTAGCACTATTCGCAAAAGGTAAAACGGCAATTCGTAATATCTACAATTGGCGCGTGAAAGAAACCGATAGGCTAGCTGCCATGGCGACTGAACTTAAAAAAGTAGGCGCAGAAGTAGTAGAAGGGCACGACTTTATCGAAGTTACACCACCAGCTAATTTTAATTTTACGGATGTAGACACATACAATGACCATCGCATTGCGATGTGTTTTTCGATGGTGGCAGTGGGTGGTCAAGCTATCACGATTAACGACCCTAAATGTACGGCAAAAACTTTCCCAACCTATTTTTCAGTGTTAGAAAGTATTAGTCAGTATTAA